One window from the genome of Rufibacter tibetensis encodes:
- a CDS encoding NYN domain-containing protein, which produces MQEKLVRIGVFYDGNYFLQVSNYYAYGHQRKRRISISGLHEFIREQVAEEENVDPRFCRIVDAHYFRGRLNAYEASQRGDTLYWDRVFDDILMSEGVTTHYLPVRTTPEGYKQERGIDVWLALEAFEQAFYKRFDVLVLISSDGDYVPMVRKVNTLGTRIMALTWEFEYTTDNGQRMTTRPSQDLLAEVTYPMAMHGIIDQRIAQNDTTINRLFVQPDQKRNVVVHDEDEVDVHNQVGGHGEGEIMSLKNGYGFIKFPPNNLFFHFTNVIDTDFNELHVGDRVEFEIEKDDEGNDVAKSVKLL; this is translated from the coding sequence ATGCAGGAAAAACTAGTGAGAATTGGCGTCTTCTATGACGGCAATTATTTCTTACAGGTCAGTAATTACTACGCTTACGGCCACCAGCGCAAACGTAGGATTAGTATCTCTGGCCTTCATGAGTTCATCCGGGAACAGGTAGCGGAGGAAGAAAATGTAGATCCGCGCTTCTGCAGAATTGTAGATGCCCACTATTTCCGGGGAAGGCTCAATGCGTACGAAGCCAGCCAGCGCGGTGATACCCTTTACTGGGATCGTGTATTTGATGACATCCTAATGTCTGAAGGCGTGACTACCCATTACCTGCCGGTGCGGACTACACCGGAGGGCTATAAGCAGGAACGCGGAATAGACGTTTGGTTGGCCCTGGAAGCTTTTGAACAGGCATTCTACAAGCGATTTGATGTGTTGGTATTGATCTCTTCAGACGGAGATTACGTGCCCATGGTACGCAAAGTCAACACCCTAGGAACCCGCATCATGGCGTTAACCTGGGAATTTGAATACACCACAGACAATGGACAGCGCATGACTACACGCCCGTCACAGGATCTGCTGGCGGAGGTAACGTACCCAATGGCCATGCACGGAATCATTGACCAGCGCATCGCCCAGAATGATACCACCATAAACCGTTTGTTTGTACAACCAGACCAGAAACGGAATGTAGTGGTTCATGATGAGGACGAAGTGGATGTTCACAACCAGGTAGGAGGTCATGGCGAAGGCGAGATCATGAGCCTCAAAAACGGGTACGGCTTCATCAAATTCCCGCCTAACAACCTATTCTTCCACTTCACCAACGTGATTGACACAGACTTTAACGAGCTTCACGTAGGGGATCGCGTAGAATTTGAGATTGAGAAAGATGACGAAGGCAATGACGTGGCCAAAAGCGTCAAGCTTCTATAG